A single genomic interval of Melopsittacus undulatus isolate bMelUnd1 chromosome 27, bMelUnd1.mat.Z, whole genome shotgun sequence harbors:
- the DBP gene encoding D site-binding protein, giving the protein MDPPPAAFVPLPPWDRGNQDLEYVDLDEFLREHGLPPSPGAPAGRGAATAPPPPRCPPTPPLPGDPPLEGGGLGGGVTFDPRRLRFTQDELRPQPIGRKAKKVQVPEEQKDERYWSRRSRNNAAAKRSRDARRLKENQLSLRAALLERENLALRQDVAGARRELARLRALLRRYEDRHGAMDLTGAGH; this is encoded by the exons atggaccccccccccgctgccttCGTGCCCCTCCCCCCATGGGATCGCGGGAACCAGGACCTGGAATATGTGGATCTGGATGAATTCCTGCGGGAACATGGACTCCCCCCGAGCCCTGGAGCCCCCGCGGGACGGGGAGCAG CCacagcccctccccctccccgctgcccccccaccccccccctgCCGGGGGACCCCCCattggaggggggggggctcggggggggggtCACCTTTGACCCCCGGAGGCTCCGGTTCACCCAGGACGAGCTTCGGCCTCAGCCCATAGGGAGGAAGGCAAAGAAGGTTCAGGTGCCTGAGGAGCAGAAG GACGAGCGGTACTGGAGCCGCCGCTCGCGCAACAACGCGGCCGCCAAGCGCTCCCGCGACGCGCGGCGCCTCAAGGAGAACCAGCTGTCGCTGCGGGCGGCGCTGCTGGAGCGCGAGAACCTGGCGCTGCGCCAGGACGTGGCGGGAGCGCGGCGGGAGCTGGCGCGCCTGCGGGCGCTGCTGAGGCGCTATGAGGACAGGCATGGCGCTAT gGATCTAACTGGAGCCGGACACTGA